Proteins encoded in a region of the Lycorma delicatula isolate Av1 chromosome 6, ASM4794821v1, whole genome shotgun sequence genome:
- the PDCD-5 gene encoding programmed cell death 5: MADPELEELRKKRLAELQSSYSGGPGGPQNEKAIEERKRETEDLKNSILSQVLDQSARARLNTLMLGKPEKGHMVENMLLRMAQTGQIMGKLGENELINILQSINQQTTKTTTVKFDRRRAALDDSDDDL, encoded by the exons atggctgACCCCGAGCTTGAAGAATTACGAAAGAAGAGGTTAGCTGAATTACAgtcttcttacagt GGAGGTCCTGGTGGTCCACAAAATGAAAAAGCAATTGAGGAACGTAAGAGAGAGACTGAAGatctaaaaaattcaattttgtcaCAAGTACTGGATCAGTCAGCGAGAGCACGGT tgAACACTTTAATGCTCGGTAAGCCAGAGAAAGGACATATGgttgaaaatatgttattaagAATGGCTCAGACTGGACAGATAATGGGTAAATTAGGTGAAAATgaactaattaatatattacaaagtaTCAACCAACAGACTACTAAAACCACTACTGTTAag tttgatAGACGGAGGGCAGCATTAGATGATTCTGATGACGATTTGTAG